A genomic segment from Phragmites australis chromosome 6, lpPhrAust1.1, whole genome shotgun sequence encodes:
- the LOC133922126 gene encoding uncharacterized protein LOC133922126 translates to MSILWEKSAGWRWLVRRTRDSKPFFFTFAALCGVVPGVIGYGVMQLTSSRNDQLEAHLRSTARPETTMMGQVNRERLAEFLGELQRKEDTNDRYVAALKGETLTRKRYERIQPVPVSGQATQESAKASTEEKVK, encoded by the exons ATGTCGATCCTGTGGGAGAAGAGCGCGGGGTGGCGGTGGCTGGTGCGGCGGACGCGGGACTCGAAGCccttcttcttcaccttcgCGGCGCTGTGCGGCGTCGTCCCCGGCGTGATCGGCTACGGCGTGATGCAGCTCACCAGCTCCCGCAACGATCAGCTCGAGGCCCACCTCCGCTCTACCGCCCGACCAGAGACCACG ATGATGGGGCAAGTGAACAGGGAGAGATTGGCGGAGTTTCTTGGTGAACTGCAAAGGAAAGAAGACACAAATGATAGATATGTTGCTGCTCTGAAAGGGGAGACACTGACTAGGAAACGTTATGAACGTATTCAGCCTGTGCCTGTCAGCGGGCAAGCTACCCAGGAGAGTGCCAAGGCCAGTACCGAGGAGAAGGTCAAGTGA
- the LOC133922127 gene encoding protein ROS1A-like, producing the protein MQEGLRQMMLESYGINLCFSTSSAPSLMDSSIELRTGDVIPHLPSENLSANSQAIRDAAGVAEGIGINGKLVQKPKRKKHRPKVIKEGQSAKLQKSKPNPPKEKGNQPTGKRKYIRRKGRNAPTKQPPSEGADTQTRAERGATQRCLNYDGEDQHGNADLVSQTQVTEIPIGPGDTQSSISGVERSNVQVPCHWGGTSSSISSVDPMADLQELRVDSMPKRVTFDLNNSIVNMTPNNCSNLMESSGQFFQFGSREEVQANQLLDFHAGMPVSSVSHLNSLVNHMQHRSINFDQYICSSQSCTEKLPRHDQMLHGYRMPENLTAPSQHTERVSMGGNFNPEAFIREGAIINQMAQCYRLPESPLVPLKHSERDAMNGDLNEFSVKNDYLKFATNDNYQTGAAFGFHDSPGFSDVLAIGKKREHNAINGHQISFNIDFDNSNRAMQFCSDVPLSTSSPTSYFSETCKRMRSENHSNWLNGATVKFSSSSTFSDSWNTNKVSAINPGICSLADIQRSMVLEKSRASQQMIDIGMSGNNMVQEHIKPSLQNIVDKDFIALPDKQFRSFTAQNIQFPGNTVNPLGESNIPRNGIHQTQSWEIRPSQHHSSDNFALPDKLSSGTVNPSIENYIQSNAIHQLQSLENVVTKVPVLLSETHNTSTQDDAVNNYCIAAITDAQIRTTSDEVVGSLFQPTSQSTRNGNSHLNASRLTAEEKCTEKPKKRGRPRKETIPNGKPKDRDTKGKENVGRAKHKLPKGASTDFLKTEGITYASEPSTEITPRLATVESKRCVDISLDILKTSDHDKYRSKETHGGSISQATAPSVDLLDGIIQKIKLLSINRPEEIAAEVPKNALVPYEGKFGALVAFEGKVKKSRLRAKVNIDPVTTLMWNLLMGPDMGDGAEGLDKDKEKWLDEERRVFRGRVDSFIARMHLVQGDRRFSPWKGSVVDSVVGVFLTQNVSDHLSSSAFMAVAAKFPAKSEVPEIPVAEMSYTPPKQKDSCSGLFGDSIKLQGKLFIEEISDIRSLVTTEDNEESNSNELIGSSSGYGANHAAGGCPVSYRKSLTGSHENGPPGSVFATVGFSSVEAEDGSLEDVISSQNSAVSSQNSPDYLFHRTDPIVSSSLQTFTEEDYIMRNMSNGIGSSTEYTELPIQDPKGMPDGNARSSEYHGLNLLPVSGVNKGVLLDLNRSYQPLHTSISYVQNGESDFTGASCFSHMDKSFCTGPDRVNLSSVTQSESSLYQLLPASAMGNKNKTRITDSSSQFLYSINGSLSQERSTFPSEPSQQGDFSPVVKQNFQPLISSEKVPFSKDHSFCENHFPRNKTEAPFVVQRGYSNLQEVYTTTTEQMGGEQFQSGCSQQDNDVRVQTTAYEKNCTSNLCENQNSHSEVLQGVASNSIQKFSDTQEGPLEVPKDGSKAKKVRGRPKKKAYDWDSLRKEMHSNGGDKQRCHNARDTVDWEAVRQAEVRELSETIRERGMNNMLAERIKEFLNRLVTDHGSIDLEWLRDVQPDKAKDYLLSIRGLGLKSVECVRLLTLHHMAFPVDTNVGRICVRLGWVPLQPLPESLQLHLLEMYPMLEHIQKYLWPRLCKLDQRTLYELHYQMITFGKVFCTKSKPNCNSCPMRAECKHFASAFASARLALPAPEEKSLATSEDPKVGELCHQTYIDSKIVGQLEWNTNYPKHVVSGNHQPIVEEPPSPEPEPESAETKEGAIEDFFCEDPDEIPTINLNIEEFTQNLKSYMQANNIEIEDADMSKALVAITPEAASIPTPKLKNVSRLRTEHQVYELPDSHPLLEGFDQREPDDPCPYLLSIWTPGETAQSTDVPKTFCNSEETGKLCGSSTCFSCNSIREMQAQKVRGTLLIPCRTAMRGSFPLNGTYFQVNEVFADHYSSQNPIDVPRSWIWNLPRRTVYFGTSIPTIFRGLTTEEIQQCFWRGFVCVRGFDRALRAPRPLYARLHFPASKVARGKKPGAARVKE; encoded by the exons ATGCAGGAGGGGCTGAGGCAAATGATGCTTGAATCTTATGGCATCAATCTGTGTTTCTCTACTTCTTCCGCGCCCTCTTTGATGGATTCTTCAATTGAGCTGAGGACAGGAGATGTTATCCCCCATCTACCATCTGAAAATTTATCTGCTAATTCACAAGCCATTAGAGATGCTGCTGGAGTGGCTGAAGGTATTGGCATCAATGGAAAGTTGGTTCAAAAACCTAAGAGGAAAAAACACAGGCCAAAGGTCATTAAAGAAGGACAATCAGCGAAGTTGCAGAAGTCCAAACCGAATCCTCCCAAGGAAAAAGGGAATCAGCCTACTGGCAAGAGAAAGTATATCCGGAGGAAGGGACGGAATGCACCAACGAAACAACCTCCATCCGAAGGCGCTGATACACAGACTAGAGCTGAACGAGGAGCAACCCAAAGATGTTTGAACTATGATGGGGAAGACCAACATGGAAATGCAGATCTGGTATCACAAACCCAGGTGACAGAGATACCTATTGGTCCTGGGGATACTCAGTCATCAATATCTGGAGTTGAAAGAAGTAATGTCCAGGTACCATGCCATTGGGGTGGTACCAGCAGCTCTATCTCTTCAGTTGATCCGATGGCTGATTTGCAAGAATTACGGGTAGACAGCATGCCAAAAAGAGTTACTTTTGATCTGAACAATTCTATAGTAAATATGACGCCAAACAATTGCTCTAATCTAATGGAAAGCTCTGGCCAATTTTTTCAGTTTGGTTCAAGAGAAGAAGTGCAAGCAAATCAGTTACTGGATTTTCATGCTGGCATGCCAGTTTCAAGTGTCTCTCATCTCAACAGCTTGGTAAATCATATGCAGCACCGCTCAATCAATTTTGATCAATACATATGCTCATCTCAATCTTGTACAGAAAAATTACCCAGACATGATCAGATGCTTCATGGTTATAGGATGCCAGAAAATCTAACTGCACCTTCTCAGCATACCGAAAGGGTCTCAATGGGGGGCAATTTCAATCCTGAAGCTTTTATAAGAGAAGGTGCGATAATCAACCAAATGGCCCAATGTTACAGACTCCCAGAAAGTCCACTTGTACCTCTCAAGCATAGTGAAAGGGATGCAATGAATGGAGATCTGAATGAGTTTTCTGTGAAGAATGATTACTTGAAGTTTGCTACCAATGATAACTACCAAACTGGAGCTGCTTTTGGTTTTCATGATTCTCCAGGCTTCTCTGATGTTCTTGCGATAGGTAAAAAAAGAGAACATAATGCTATCAATGGCCATCAGATTTCTTTTAACATTGACTTTGATAATTCAAATAGAGCAATGCAGTTCTGTAGTGATGTTCCCCTTTCCACCAGCTCTCCAACATCTTATTTTTCTGAAACATGCAAAAGGATGAGATCAGAGAATCATAGCAATTGGCTGAATGGAGCCACGGTAAAGTTTTCTTCCTCATCGACATTTTCTGATAGTTGGAATACAAATAAAGTTTCAGCTATAAACCCTGGAATTTGTAGCTTGGCTGACATACAAAGGTCGATGGTCCTTGAGAAATCACGAGCTTCGCAACAAATGATTGACATTGGGATGTCAGGAAACAACATGGTCCAGGAACATATTAAACCTTCTCTGCAGAACATTGTCGATAAAGATTTTATTGCTTTACCTGACAAACAGTTCAGAAGCTTCACTGCACAGAACATACAATTTCCTGGCAATACAGTGAACCCACTGGGAGAAAGCAATATCCCGAGGAATGGAATCCATCAAACTCAGTCTTGGGAAATAAGACCTAGTCAGCATCACTCTAGCGACAATTTTGCTTTACCTGACAAATTGTCTAGTGGCACAGTGAACCCGTCGATAGAAAACTATATTCAGAGTAATGCTATTCATCAACTTCAATCCTTGGAAAACGTTGTGACTAAGGTGCCAGTCTTGTTGTCTGAAACACACAACACTTCCACTCAAGATGATGCTGTGAATAACTACTGCATTGCTGCTATTACTGATGCGCAGATCAGAACTACAAGTGATGAAGTTGTTGGGTCCCTTTTCCAACCAACAAGCCAATCGACAAGAAATGGGAACTCTCATCTGAACGCTTCTAGATTAACTGCAGAAGAAAAATGCACCGAGAAACCAAAGAAAAGGGGCCgtccaagaaaagaaacaataCCCAATGGGAAACCAAAAGACAGAGATACtaaaggtaaagaaaatgttGGTCGTGCAAAACATAAATTGCCAAAAGGTGCAAGTACTGACTTTTTAAAAACTGAGGGTATTACTTATGCCTCTGAACCTTCCACTGAAATTACTCCTAGGCTCGCAACTGTGGAGTCGAAAAGATGTGTGGATATATCATTAGACATTTTGAAAACCTCTGACCATGATAAGTATAGATCCAAGGAGACTCATGGAGGAAGCATTTCTCAAGCTACAGCACCATCAGTTGATCTTTTAGATGGTATAATTCAAAAGATTAAGCTCTTAAGCATAAACAGACCGGAGGAGATTGCAGCAGAGGTACCAAAAAACGCTCTTGTTCCTTATGAAGGCAAATTTGGTGCACTGGTTGCATTTGAGGGCAAGGTAAAGAAAAGCCGTTTGCGGGCCAAAGTGAACATCGATCCAGTCACCACTTTGATGTGGAACTTATTAATGGGACCAGATATGGGTGATGGTGCTGAAGGGTTAGACAAGGATAAAGAGAAGTGGCTTGATGAAGAAAGAAGAGTATTCAGAGGACGGGTTGATTCATTCATTGCCCGTATGCATCTAGTTCAGG GGGACAGACGTTTCTCTCCTTGGAAAGGATCAGTCGTGGACTCAGTTGTGGGTGTATTTCTTACTCAGAATGTTTCGGATCATCTTTCGAG TTCTGCTTTCATGGCAGTTGCTGCCAAATTTCCCGCGAAGTCAGAAGTCCCTGAGATACCTGTGGCTGAGATGTCTTACACACCTCCTAAACAGAAGGATAGTTGTTCTGGACTGTTTGGTGATTCTATCAAGTTGCAGGGGAAGTTATTCATTGAAGAGATAAGTGACATAAGATCATTAGTTACTACAGAAGATAATGAAGAAAGTAATAGTAACGAATTGATTGGAAGCTCTTCTGGATATGGAGCAAACCATGCAGCAGGAGGATGCCCTGTTTCTTATAGGAAGTCACTGACTGGATCCCATGAAAATGGGCCACCAGGATCTGTTTTCGCAACAGTCGGCTTTTCAAGTGTAGAAGCTGAAGATGGATCATTGGAGGATGTTATTTCTTCACAAAATTCTGCTGTTTCTTCCCAAAATTCCCCAGATTACCTCTTTCACAGAACCGACCCAATAGTTTCTAGTTCATTGCAAACTTTCACAGAAGAGGACTATATCATGAGAAATATGTCCAATGGGATTGGCAGCTCAACTGAGTATACAGAGCTACCAATTCAAGATCCAAAAGGCATGCCCGATGGAAATGCCAGATCGTCAGAATATCATGGGTTAAATCTTCTTCCAGTCTCAGGTGTGAACAAGGGTGTGTTGCTCGATCTGAACAGATCATATCAGCCATTACATACTTCTATCTCCTATGTTCAGAATGGCGAGTCTGATTTCACAGGTGCGTCATGTTTCAGCCATATGGACAAATCATTCTGCACAGGCCCTGATAGAGTGAATCTTTCCAGTGTTACACAATCCGAGTCTAGTCTTTATCAGCTTCTACCTGCTTCTGCCATGggcaataaaaataaaacaagaataacTGATTCGTCAAGCCAATTTTTGTACAGTATAAATGGGTCACTAAGTCAGGAGAGGAGCACTTTCCCTTCTGAGCCTTCACAACAAGGTGACTTTTCACCTGTAGTTAAACAAAACTTCCAACCATTAATTAGTTCAGAGAAAGTGCCATTTTCCAAGGATCACTCTTTTTGTGAAAACCATTTTCCAAGGAACAAAACTGAAGCTCCTTTTGTGGTACAGCGTGGCTATTCAAATCTTCAAGAGGTATACACTACCACAACAGAGCAAATGGGAGGTGAACAATTTCAATCAGGATGCAGCCAACAGGACAATGATGTCAGAGTCCAGACAACAGCATACGAAAAAAATTGTACTTCAAACTTGTGTGAAAACCAGAACTCTCATTCAGAGGTCTTGCAAGGAGTTGCTTCAAACTCCATACAGAAGTTCAGTGATACTCAAGAGGGCCCATTGGAAGTTCCTAAAGATGGATCAAAAGCTAAGAAGGTACGGGGTCGGCCTAAAAAGAAAGCTTATGACTGGGATAGTTTACGAAAAGAAATGCATTCCAATGGTGGGGATAAACAAAGATGTCATAATGCAAGGGATACTGTTGATTGGGAGGCAGTAAGGCAAGCAGAAGTGCGGGAATTATCCGAAACTATCAGAGAGAGAGGAATGAATAACATGCTAGCAGAACGGATAAAA GAATTCCTGAACCGATTGGTGACAGACCATGGAAGCATTGATCTTGAATGGCTAAGAGATGTTCAACCGGACAAAGCAAA GGACTACCTTCTGAGCATTAGAGGGCTTGGACTCAAAAGTGTTGAGTGTGTTCGGCTCTTAACGCTGCATCATATGGCCTTTCCA GTGGACACAAATGTTGGTCGGATATGCGTGAGGCTTGGATGGGTGCCACTTCAACCCCTGCCAGAGTCTCTTCAGTTGCACCTATTGGAAAT GTATCCCATGCTGGAACACATACAGAAATATCTTTGGCCTCGACTATGCAAGCTTGATCAACGGACATT GTATGAGCTCCACTACCAAATGATTACTTTTGGAAAG GTTTTCTGCACAAAAAGTAAGCCTAATTGCAATTCATGTCCAATGAGAGCTGAATGTAAGCACTTTGCTAGTGCATTTGCAAG TGCTAGGCTTGCTCTTCCTGCACCTGAAGAAAAGAGTTTGGCTACATCAGAAGATCCAAAAGTTGGAGAGCTTTGTCACCAAACATACATAGACTCGAAGATTGTGGGCCAACTTGAGTGGAATACAAACTATCCTAAGCATGTTGTTTCTGGTAACCATCAGCCAATTGTTGAGGAACCGCCAAGCCCAGAACCTGAACCAGAAAGTGCAGAGACAAAAGAGGGTGCAATAGAGGATTTCTTTTGTGAGGATCCTGATGAAATTCCTACTATCAATCTTAATATCGAGGAGTTCACACAAAACTTGAAGAGCTATATGCAAGCAAACAATATTGAGATTGAAGATGCTGACATGTCGAAGGCATTGGTTGCCATTACTCCTGAAGCTGCTTCCATTCCAACTCCGAAGCTCAAGAATGTTAGTCGCCTGAGGACAGAACACCAAGT TTATGAACTGCCGGACTCGCACCCACTTCTGGAAGGA TTCGACCAGAGAGAACCAGATGATCCCTGCCCATATCTTCTTTCTATATGGACCCCAG GAGAAACTGCACAATCAACTGATGTACCCAAGACATTCTGCAACTCGGAGGAAACTGGCAAACTATGTGGAAGTTCAACATGCTTTAGTTGCAACAGTATACGAGAAATGCAGGCTCAGAAAGTCAGAGGAACACTTCTG ATACCATGCCGGACAGCTATGAGAGGAAGCTTCCCACTTAATGGGACATATTTTCAAGTTAATGAG GTATTTGCTGACCACTACTCAAGCCAAAATCCAATTGATGTTCCACGAAGTTGGATATGGAACCTCCCAAGACGAACTGTTTACTTTGGAACCTCAATTCCTACAATATTTAGAG GTCTGACAACTGAAGAGATACAACAATGCTTTTGGAGAG